The genomic region tttttaatttgctgTGTTTCAATCTTCTCTCACCTTTAGGGGCTGCAGTCTGTTAGAGGTCGAGGGAGCGTTGAGCCAGAGACAGCGGCTGACCACAGAGGTTTCTGCGCtgggagaagaagaacagaggcTCGAACAACTCATCCAGAGATGCAGCCTGGATATGAGACACATGAGCGACTCGCAGAGCAACCAGAAATATCCTTTTGTCTTAGTTTCCATGGTATCAGAAATTTAAAAATGACCGTAGTTACTTCAGATAcctcattttttattaatggcCTGTGATAAGATCTCATGATTCTGTAGGTAGATATCAGCTTACGGGACCCCATGAAATATTTTTCGGCTCGCCACTTGCCCTTTGAGATGAATTGGGAAATGTGAATATCGCTTATGCAAATAATATCAGATTGATTGCCACATaaagaaacttttattttttacagtggaATGATTCATCCAAGTCCCACCAGCATGTGCAGAACCAGTTTGGATAGTTGCCGTCTCATAGTGAACATATTGGGGCATGTGTACACACATTGATTCAGTATTAGTATCAACATGTGCTCACGTTGTGGTGTTACTTCTTTAACCAAGTCTTCACATATGCCTATGTAACATACCAAGACATGAAGCAGCTGGGAAACCTCAAAGATCAGACTGTTATTGTTGTGAAAGCGCCAACAGACACCAAACTAGAAGTACCAGACCCTGATGAGGTGTGTATACACGAACATTGCACAAAAACATTCCAAACAAAGGCAGTTTGTCCTTGATGGCATTCCTTGTACGTGTTCACTCCTCATCTGACCCATGTCTTGTATTTCATTGAAAGGaacagtttgtttgtctgaccCTTTTGTTAGGGTTTTGTTTGTCTGAGTTTTAACCTTCCACCAGGTGTTGTAATGTGTGTGGGACATGCTTGTCTGAAAAAATTAATCTGCCTCCTggtttttaacattgtgaggtgCATGGATCGCCATGCTTCCAGGCTTTATACTAAGAAGAAAGATGTGTCTTTGACTGAACTCGAGCACataagctgctctcagacatgaacCGAACTCCGCCATCCTCTGCACAGGgtgtatgtgtgaacacaaatgtcagagtgagagcctCCGCAGTTTCCGTAGACTTTCTCCGCCTTGCTAGTGTACTGTCAGCAGAAATTCTGCAGAAGTCAATGTGAGAACAGTGCAGTAGATCCCCCCCCTGGATtcacagagagtgagtgggGGAAcgcgacagacacacaaagaaacaaatatctGTGGCTGAAAAAGTGGTGTCACTCGCGTAGTAGATTTAAAGAGAGTTTGTGCTGATACGAGTTGGTGTCAATGTGCAGTTAACCAAAATCAGAAAAGGAATTACTCTGTACATCCTTCCTCTGTCAGCCGCAACACTACTCACCTGAATCCTGCGGAGAATTTGTTGTGAATggtcagaccccccccccctccccccgatatgttttgtatgtgtgaaaggaaactgCCAGAAAGTCAAGACCCAATTTTACAGAGTTCCACCACAGGACATTTCTGAAAACAGGGAACACGGGCATCACATTTTGAAACTGGGAAAGATAGTAAAACCTTTATTTCTGTATCTTTTGATTGCAAGGTggtatctaaataaaaaaaataaaaatggacagCGCAAGTTTGGGGAAGTTAAGTTCCCCCTTACAGAGTGGGTGTTGCTGATTTGGTTTTACAAGACATTGGAGCATGACGTCTCAGTATCTAAAGCTGTTGCAGGGTCTATAACAAAATTGCTGTCGCAGTTTGCACAGTTTTGTGGATCAGTTACTATGTGCATACCTCTGAGGACCATGTGGAAACCAGACTCCATTTTCTAACCCTTCAAGCATCTGTCTTTCCATCATATCAAGTGCACTTCTGTCAGTTTTCTAACTTGAACTCAAGGATCTGTAAATATATCTTTCCCCTCCAGAGTTTGTCCGTCCATCTGACAAGCACCAAAGGTCCTATCGAAGTCCTGCTGTGTCCAGATGAGGAGAATGACCCCAGGAGTCCtgtaaaaaatggaaacacaGACATCAACGGGAACTCTCCTTTTCTCAAAGTCCTTCAAGGTTTGTTTCAGATCAACATAGGCAGTTAGCTGTGTTTTACAAGCTGAGGTTTGTTAGACTTGACTACATCTGCCTCAATGTGTCAGTGGTCAgttttttatatacattatagagaattttatttatttataagcaAGATAGTTGGTGAGAATTTGTCTGTGGCATATGGGCAGCGTTTCCTACAGTATTTATTTCGGACTCACTCCGATTAGTGTTTTCTGTGTTGCTCAGCACAGGGTCCTTTTTAAGgcatgattttaagtcatggttgTTAAAGTCACGTTAACATTGAGCTTAGTGTGTAACGGAGTTTAATCATTAGTTATTGATTATTCTAACTTGACATATTGGCAATATACCACTTTGGTCTAGTGTTGCTAGATTATCAATCTGGGTATTGACAAAGCCTTTAGGTGTCGTCATCTGTATCAAATTTAATGACAGACTAAACAACCAGTACTGTGGCTATAAGGGagaattaatacattttctaaccCTAGTACTAAAATGTGTTGGGACAGTCTTGCTTGCTTGTAAAGTCTGACAATAAGCAAGTTGAAGTTAATCCACTGATGCCAGTCTTGCTGTTTGGCAATTGCTCGGCCATGGCTATCTAAACTGGCTGGTTAACAATTGGATCCAAACTGTTAAATAATCAACTTGCTTGTATCCATGCGACTGTTCATTCACTAGTACAAccaaacaaactgtctgtgttaCACCCAGACGTCAAATTTGGTTTCTAGTGCAACAAGCATTATGACACATTAAATCTCATGGCCCTGTAAAGATGATCACCTGTTGACTCCATTTTCATCTCACAGATCCCAGCTGCACGGCCAATTCTCCCGGCAACACCCTGGTTCCACCTTCCTCAACCTCAGCAGTCTCTGTGACGACTCTGTCCCCCATTTCGTCCCCTTACACCAGTCTCCTCCAGCAGACAGAAGACCAGATCCCTGCCTCCTTGGGGCCTTTCTTGAATCTCGGGCCCCCGCTTCTGGACCAAGAGGACTACCTTTTAAGTTTGGGAGACGACCGGGGGATTAGTGATTTTTTCGAAGCCTATGACTTTGATAAAATACCCTCCtgcctggatgacctcctgtgCAGCTAGCATTGGCTGACAGTAATTCAGATGAAGCGCATGCGAGTGAGGTGGAGAAAAGTGAGGGTTTTTGATGCCTGTGACTGACTGTGTAGTTAAAGGAAGCCAATTTTAAATAGATGGGAGAGGAAGCGACGAGCACCCTTTTCAGTCCCGGTGGGAGGAAACGCCATGTTCTCTTATGGTCTGCGAGATGAACAGCCTTGAAGCATTTCACACGAAGACACGACTGATCAGTGTGCAGACATATCCATTAATCCAGGTCTCAGGCTATGTAAGGCCTCCAGTGTAGCTGAGCATTGGTGGACATCTTAAAGCCTTTTCTGTCTGGTTAAGCATAAACAGCGAGGGGAAGGATTTCCACCTTGCTTTGTTGTCTGAGGTTCACGTCACTGTACCGAGAGGAGTTTGAAAATACCCCCACATTACCTGGCATTAACACACATTCTCTGTGACTGGGCTTAGCATCTATGCCCCTGAGGTGCATTTACAATCGGTTAAACACTCTGAACCTTTGGTAAAACCCTCTCAAGAAGATGAAAACTGTGTTTACTGTTAAAGGATGCTGCATCTGAGGATTTGTCAGGcttgtaaatctgtgttttggCAACGAGAGAATGTTGTTAGTTCCCACTGATGCATCTTTTGTCAGTTTTCCAAATTCTTCCTGTTAATCCATCCTGAGATGTAACCGcaagtttaaaatgtgttaatgtCAAGTGTATTGGCGCAGAAGAGATGCTAAAGAAATCTAATGATTGGATCTGTGATTGACTGCTCATACTGTTGGCTGTTTGAAAGGCATTTCTCATTGTTCGAATGTAGACAATTTtagaggttaaaataaatatgaaatggaAAATGGGGCAATTCTGGTGCGAATCATCCATGTAACGGTTGTTTATTTACCTTTGGGTTAGGCCGGGTTAGGCTTTGGTCCCCTCTCGTGACCGACACGTGTCAGGATGGTTCTGATGTACTTTAAATCTCTATTTAGAGTGGTATGAGGGACTGTGTTTGGTGTGCCTCAGGTAAATTTTCaaatttaaactgtaaaaaaaaaagctatggTATGTGCGGCCTAAATGCTCTTAATGAAGACGAGCATgcagtcttttatttttttaaacctgaagCCCTGATCAGCCGTACACCTGCTGATCGATTGGCCATCCTGCAATGACAAATGAAAACGTTGAACAAAGAGATTTCTAACCTTGCATAACAGAGGCCAAAAAAGCCCTCCCTCCTGGGTAGATTtggattaaacaaaaacacctgATGTACAAACTTGAAAATCGTTCTTAAGTCGTCCATCCTTATCCCTATTTGTGAATTCATTACCGAAACTCCCTCTTTCTCGCTTCTTCTCACACGTTCCTGCCATAGTAATCAGAAGCTGCTATAACAAAAACTTCCCTTAAAGCCTCCTAAGTTAGACTGTTTGCTGTGAAATTACACTGTGGTTTGAGCTTATCACAAACATTTGACTTTGAACCACTTGATGCACACGCTGCCCACTCAGTGTGGACTGAAAGCAGTGTAGGAAAGAGGACAGGTGAGTATTAGTCTTTTTAGGTTTAGTAAGTGTTGAATTTTAATGGATTTTAATACTGTAGAATTATCTAATTATATCATGGTCACCTAAGAAGCTGCCACTAAATTAGGCTTGATTGAAGGGCTCTTTTCACCATTTCAAATTCAGTGCCGCAAAGTCTTGGTAACATATTGGGGGCTTGGTGAAGTAGGAACTGAAAGGATGTGATTAATTTGTTTCTCCCTATAGGTATGAGGAGAACTGTTGCTTTTCACGTCTAATAGCTTCTTGCGTTTGACACCATCCCCGgtaataacagaaaacaaacatcttgTGTGAAACCCTTGGCTTTTAGCCGCAGGACCTATCGCTGCCGTTTGTAACTCCTC from Pleuronectes platessa chromosome 10, fPlePla1.1, whole genome shotgun sequence harbors:
- the LOC128448916 gene encoding transcription factor E2F3, producing MRRGLSSAPDKVILAGVGGSALDNNIILTTLSDRLNPGQANATYFQIITTSPPCNVTQTSNVCLSEPQINNIYTTPQQAAANGGGQRPALGRPPAKRRLALDDSDHQYQSETTRTPRSRGAAAATNGGRLKTPRTPKSPPEKTRYDTSLGLLTKKFVDLLAQSSDGVLDLNLAAETLQVQKRRLYDITNVLEGIHLIKKKSKNNIQWMGCSLLEVEGALSQRQRLTTEVSALGEEEQRLEQLIQRCSLDMRHMSDSQSNQKYAYVTYQDMKQLGNLKDQTVIVVKAPTDTKLEVPDPDESLSVHLTSTKGPIEVLLCPDEENDPRSPVKNGNTDINGNSPFLKVLQDPSCTANSPGNTLVPPSSTSAVSVTTLSPISSPYTSLLQQTEDQIPASLGPFLNLGPPLLDQEDYLLSLGDDRGISDFFEAYDFDKIPSCLDDLLCS